TTAATGGTCAGCGATTCTGATCTAGATCATGTCGCCTACTGCGGTCTCTATTGTGGTCTCTGCGCCCAGAGAGCTGAAGTACCGGTGAGATCGAAAGCATTGATCGAGATTTTGCACGACGAAGGATTTGATGATTTTTATCAGTACGATCCAGAGATGAGGGAATCCTTTCCGCCGTTCTGGAACTTTCTGCAAAAGCTCGCATCATTTGATTGTTCCTGTAGACGCGACTTCGGGGGGCCACCAGATTGTCCAATAAGAAAGTGTGCGAGAGAGAAGAGGATCATTGCTTGCCCCTTGTGTGAGAGCTTCCCATGCCAACACATCGAGAAACTCGCAAAGCGGTACCCACTCCTCATCGCAGATGGAAAGAGAATGAAGGAGATAGGACTCGAAAATTGGATTGAGGAACAAAAGGTGAGAGCGCTCCGCGGGTTTCGATATTCTCTTGTCAGATATCCTCACTGACCTACTTGATGCCTCCGGTGACCATCCAACTTAGTGTTTTGTACGTATCTTTCCCTGAGTGCTCTGGCGATCTCAGCAGCAATTCCATACTTATTTTCTCCCCTCTTGATACATGATATAAGAATTTCCATCAGGATTTCCACTTCTTCGTGTGGACCAGGGAGGGTCACGAGGAGGCTTTCTCCGACTCGTCCTGTACCAATCCTCACGCCGTCTTTTGCATGTCTACCCATCCCTTTCTCATATTTTGCGACATAGGGAGTTGCAGCATGAGGATCAACCCTCTTCAGCGCTTCGACTGTGCAATCTTTCGACTCTGCACCTACACCACCAGTTGTAATCACGACCCCGTAACCCGCGTCGATCGCGCTGTTGATCGCGGTAGCGATCTCATCGACATCGTCATTTAGCGCATTGCCAATATCGACGCAGAACCCCTCTGCCTCAAGACGAGATTTGATGTAAGGGGAGTTCGTATCCCTGATCGTACCTTTTTTGACTTCTTCCCCCGTCGGAAAAACGATGCACCTCTTTCTGATTCTGCTCGTGATCTCTTCAACCATTTCGGTCGACTTTTGAAGGGCTTGCTTTGCAATTTCTTCGTCGAGATCGATGAACCCGAGAATTCCCTCTGAATGAATGCTTGTTTTTTCCGATACATTTATTCCGGGCACATTCGAAAGAGCACGGAGCAATTCCGCCCTCTTTCCGAAAATACGCTCTGCCTCAATCTCCTTCCTTAAAATATCCAAGGCCAGATGATTATCTGAAACGTCGGTCACAAGAATTTCCTCTCTGCTCAATCCCAAGACACTCGCAACGGCTGCGGCAGCCTCACCCAAATTCACATCATCGAGCTTCACATTTCTTATCCATAGTTCCGTCTTTCCCAGAAGATTAACCTTCATTTGAAGCCACACTCACATCAAATTTGATATCCAACATCGGTGCGTCGATCAGAGCCCTACCAATATCAAGAATGTCCACACCAGTTTCCGCAAGTTTGGGAATCTCCTCTAATTTGATCGCTCCTCCAAATGCGACCTTGACTCGATCTCTCATGCGGGCCTTTTTGAGTGATTCAATAACCGCAACCAGGTCCTTTATTTCCCCCGTATCCACCATAATAATCGCCGCACCATGATTCACCGCTTCTATAGATTCATCTGAGATAACCCCAGTTTCCCCCCTTATCTGCACGACTTTAATTCGGTCTGCGAAACGCGAAGCGGCCCTCAGAGCCTGAGAGATACCACCAAAAATTCGGATATAATTCTTGTCTAAATACACAAACGGCTCTTCGCTAATCCTAATCCCAACACCCCCCAGTCTGAGTGCCTCTCTGATTTCTTCTTTGATCTGGATTGGCATTTTTTTCCAACCCCCAGAAACGATTCTAACCCTTTCCCCAGCAAGCCTTACCGCGTTCCGCGCAGCCGTCGCAACACCTGAGGTCTTGGCAATCGTACCGATCAGCTCATCCTCTGCAACCGATATCTGCTTTGGTGTGCCCTCGACGATCGCGATCGTTCCTTTGCAAGAAATCTCGTCTCCATCGCGCAATTTCACGTCAATAGAAACGCCAATCTTCGCCGCTGCCTGCGTCATCCGTCCAATCCCAACAACCACACCGCTCTCGTTTGCCCATATGCGGGCACTCACTTTTTTGTTAGGGACGTCTCCGAACAGCGAATCCCTGATGTCCTTCACTTTCGACTCACTTTGCCGCCAGGATTTCATTTGTTGCAAATGAGATTCCCCGCTGCTTGCACCATTTCGGCAGAAGCGTACCCTCGACCTCCCGATCGACGTCCGGGGCCATGTTGATCAGATCGAGGGCAAGCGACTTGCTCAAGTTGATTGCACCGGGTGCACCGTCGAAGGCAAGTATCTTGTCTGTGCCTGTGATTCGCATTGCCATTTCAATCGCTGATTCCAGATCCTCAGCAATGAGTGCATGTTTCATGAATTCCACGTTTTGTGGGTCTTTTCTGAAGACATCCGCTTGCCATTCGCCGACGACAATCGTCGGTATCTTCTTGGCCCAGAAGACACTAGGATAACCTCCCCAGGCGTAGTTGATGATGAGTGCTTTGATAGCCGGATTAATAGGGGCAACTTCTGGAATAATTGGCTTTTCATCCCTGCCATAGAACGATTCGGTGTACCATGTATAACCAGGAAGGGGGTTATCTAAATCGAAAATGTCGACGCTTGAAGCAGAAAAATTCGCAAAGATCATTCCCGCTGAAAACACGTAAGGAATCGGTGCCTGGAAATCAAGTACGGCGATGCACTCCCTGATTTTGCCAAGGAGCGTCAAAATCTTGCCATAATACCTAAAGTTATCGATCGCGATTCTTCGATCGAGCCTGAAAAGGTCGTTATCTGCATCGACGCCGATGATTCCTGCAGGTGTTGGTCGCAGGAATGTCGCGAACGTCCACTTCTTCTGTATAAATTGAGAGTTAAAGATCGCTCTTGCCGCGAAATTTGCGCCTCTAGGGCCTAGATTATGGTGATATGTAGACCGCGTTTCGATTCTTGCATACGACATGCCAAATGGCTTGACCGCTCTGTCAACATGCCTGTGAAAGTGTATCTCCCTGACATCGCTGTTGTGAGCGTGGACGATCCATTTCGCATCATAGCACTTTTTCAAACCATAGAGCGTCCCAATCTCCGTTTCGATCGCGATCCCCTCGTCGATTGGTGCAACGCCGATTGCCTTCCCATCGAAATACTCATCAAGATGGAATCGTTCGATGTACTCGTCCGATTCTCTAAATCTGAGACCGACACCAGCTCTGAGTCTGATGTCCTCGGCGCCTGTCTCCTCCACAATGAAATCCCTCGTCGCCTTGAGCATTTCGGCGTATGGCTCTCCGCCCAGGATCGTGAAGCCGTGATGAGAACCAAGGATATTAACCGAGTCGCCTGGCTTGATCATCGACATGTCGACCTTGCTGAGCGCTTCCTCCGTCGCCTCCCTCACAGTCGATATCCCTTTTTCGGAAGGGTACACCGCCTCTGGAAATCCTGAAAAAAGCTCTCTCACACCGATGGAGACCATGTTTTTCAGATCTGCCGCTCTGATCCGGATCATCGAGGGGTCGGGACCGTACCTAGACGGTTTAGGTGGGAGAGGTCTAACTGGAGCATGCAGTTCCGGTGACACGCTATTCACCCCCTTTTTCTGCCAAATCGAGGAGCTTCCTGAAAATCGCCTTGTCTTCCTCAAAATAAAATCCTCTCGAGGAGTATTCTTTGATCACTTCTTCCGGAATGTCCCAAAGTGTCGGCG
This genomic window from Methanomassiliicoccales archaeon contains:
- a CDS encoding DUF3795 domain-containing protein, translating into MVSDSDLDHVAYCGLYCGLCAQRAEVPVRSKALIEILHDEGFDDFYQYDPEMRESFPPFWNFLQKLASFDCSCRRDFGGPPDCPIRKCAREKRIIACPLCESFPCQHIEKLAKRYPLLIADGKRMKEIGLENWIEEQKVRALRGFRYSLVRYPH
- a CDS encoding molybdopterin-binding protein; this translates as MKVNLLGKTELWIRNVKLDDVNLGEAAAAVASVLGLSREEILVTDVSDNHLALDILRKEIEAERIFGKRAELLRALSNVPGINVSEKTSIHSEGILGFIDLDEEIAKQALQKSTEMVEEITSRIRKRCIVFPTGEEVKKGTIRDTNSPYIKSRLEAEGFCVDIGNALNDDVDEIATAINSAIDAGYGVVITTGGVGAESKDCTVEALKRVDPHAATPYVAKYEKGMGRHAKDGVRIGTGRVGESLLVTLPGPHEEVEILMEILISCIKRGENKYGIAAEIARALRERYVQNTKLDGHRRHQVGQ